In the genome of Candidatus Saccharibacteria bacterium, one region contains:
- a CDS encoding GtrA family protein → MRIHLRKKDKKEAKRFVEYMIGGGAQFWSGYLAFALFDLLGMPFWPNKSLAYFIGVTANYGLQRFWVFGRKGITKKQIETSATKFYTLMFVNFLIDLGIVGGLRELGLTPYLGQFVSAGFFTLWNYLIFKFWVFARKKNIIKPKPKKKKMVVRL, encoded by the coding sequence ATGCGAATACATTTGCGTAAAAAAGACAAAAAAGAAGCCAAACGCTTTGTCGAGTACATGATTGGCGGTGGTGCTCAGTTTTGGAGTGGGTATTTGGCGTTTGCGCTGTTTGACCTACTTGGGATGCCGTTTTGGCCAAATAAGTCACTGGCCTATTTTATCGGTGTCACGGCTAATTATGGGTTGCAACGTTTTTGGGTATTTGGCCGCAAAGGAATCACCAAAAAGCAGATTGAAACATCAGCCACAAAATTTTACACGTTAATGTTTGTAAATTTTTTAATTGATTTGGGAATTGTCGGCGGTCTGCGCGAGCTAGGTCTGACCCCATATCTTGGGCAGTTTGTTAGTGCCGGGTTCTTTACATTGTGGAACTATTTGATATTTAAGTTTTGGGTGTTTGCTCGTAAAAAGAACATTATTAAACCAAAGCCCAAGAAAAAGAAGATGGTGGTGAGGTTATAA
- a CDS encoding anibiotic ABC transporter produces the protein MSSRVMRHTARSRTPLDEQSDMTHKSSHMKGTWRLIRLALRRDRIKLPLWIFIILAMAGGSMPALTEFYATAEQRLEYAATSAPSVIARAFGGPVQGPTLGSIAMVELFVFTAILIAFMSTLAIVRHTRQNEELGASELIGSAIVGRYAQLTAALTVVIGLNVVVGLLLFAILTGSSDLPVSGVFGMTAGWVLIGVFFAGVAAITAQVAETTRGANGMAGGTIGAFFLLRAVGDAFGTANPDGLSASSSWPTWLSPFGWGTLVEPFSGQRWWLLGLLAVSSLICFGVAVLILRRRDVGSGLIATRPGLATAKQWLSSPLGLAWRLQRGVLYGWLIGYIVFGLLAGFMAVEFSDLLADNEAFLEYLGSAGGNVTDIFFSSMFNIGALIAAGYTLQALLRLRSEETNGYAESLFGAATGRIRWLLSHVTVALVGTVLLLTTFGFLAGVSFMIAGDATASDVWRLTASTMVQIPALVAFGAFMILLFGLLPRYVLGVTWGVFVIYLLINQLGVLLKLPQWVINLSPFTHVPLAPSNDIQFLPLIWLLVAGFVMAAAGIIGFTRRDIYTR, from the coding sequence ATGAGCTCTCGAGTTATGCGTCACACCGCCAGGTCGCGAACTCCGCTCGACGAGCAAAGTGATATGACGCATAAGTCGAGCCACATGAAGGGAACCTGGCGGTTAATCCGGTTAGCACTACGACGCGATCGCATCAAGCTCCCATTGTGGATTTTTATAATCTTGGCCATGGCTGGCGGCAGTATGCCAGCCTTAACAGAGTTCTATGCAACAGCAGAACAACGCTTGGAATACGCTGCGACGTCCGCACCAAGTGTTATTGCCCGTGCTTTTGGCGGGCCAGTTCAAGGACCAACACTCGGTTCTATCGCCATGGTAGAACTGTTTGTCTTTACAGCTATTCTGATTGCGTTTATGAGCACCCTTGCCATAGTGCGACATACCCGACAAAATGAAGAGCTTGGAGCCTCAGAGCTCATCGGCTCGGCCATAGTTGGCCGCTACGCGCAACTAACCGCAGCTCTAACCGTAGTTATTGGATTAAACGTTGTAGTTGGCCTGCTTCTTTTTGCAATTCTGACGGGCAGCAGCGACCTGCCTGTATCTGGTGTGTTTGGCATGACTGCGGGTTGGGTTTTAATTGGAGTATTCTTTGCCGGCGTTGCAGCGATTACTGCGCAAGTCGCTGAAACAACACGTGGAGCAAACGGCATGGCGGGCGGTACAATTGGCGCGTTTTTCTTGTTGCGCGCGGTCGGCGATGCGTTTGGCACTGCAAACCCTGACGGATTGAGCGCCAGTAGTAGTTGGCCGACCTGGCTATCGCCGTTTGGCTGGGGGACACTAGTAGAACCGTTTAGTGGACAACGTTGGTGGTTACTGGGTTTATTGGCTGTCAGTAGTCTTATATGCTTTGGTGTAGCAGTCCTTATCTTGCGACGCCGCGATGTCGGCTCCGGGCTGATCGCCACTCGCCCAGGTCTAGCCACTGCTAAGCAATGGCTGTCAAGCCCACTTGGGTTGGCCTGGCGACTGCAGCGTGGCGTTCTGTATGGCTGGCTAATCGGTTACATAGTATTTGGGTTGTTAGCCGGGTTTATGGCGGTAGAATTTAGCGACTTGCTGGCTGACAACGAGGCCTTTTTAGAATACCTAGGTTCGGCAGGTGGTAATGTGACGGACATATTCTTCTCATCTATGTTTAATATCGGAGCCTTAATCGCCGCTGGGTATACCCTGCAAGCACTACTGCGTCTACGGAGCGAGGAAACAAACGGCTATGCAGAATCACTATTCGGTGCGGCGACCGGTCGTATTCGCTGGTTGCTAAGCCACGTTACTGTTGCGCTAGTCGGTACTGTCCTGTTGTTGACGACTTTTGGTTTTTTGGCCGGCGTTTCGTTCATGATAGCTGGTGATGCAACTGCGTCAGACGTATGGCGACTGACTGCCTCTACCATGGTACAGATACCGGCGCTAGTAGCGTTTGGAGCATTCATGATATTGCTCTTCGGACTACTGCCACGATATGTTCTGGGAGTTACATGGGGCGTGTTTGTTATTTACCTTCTCATAAATCAGTTGGGCGTACTCTTAAAACTGCCCCAATGGGTAATAAACTTATCGCCGTTTACGCATGTACCACTAGCCCCATCAAACGATATTCAGTTCTTGCCGCTTATATGGTTACTTGTAGCAGGGTTTGTCATGGCTGCTGCCGGGATTATTGGCTTCACCCGTAGAGATATCTATACCAGATAG
- a CDS encoding ABC transporter ATP-binding protein — protein MSKSTIIEVRGLTKKFDKFKALDNLNLTVEQGQVHGFLGPNGSGKSTTIRVLLGLLRKTSGTATLFGQDPWDKAVNLHSRLAYVPGDVNLWPNLSGGEAIDLIGALRGGLDKKRRAHLIDVFQLDPKKKFRTYSKGNRQKVALVAGLASDVELYILDEPTSGLDPLMESIFQEEIQSLRRSGKTVLLSSHILAEVEALCDRVTIIREGRTVETGTLDQLRHLHRTTIKAQTEKPVTGLEKIKGVHNLRSKNNHVEFEVEPADLDKALEKLTKLNIRAITSHPPTLEELFLRHYDDEPGVKT, from the coding sequence ATGAGCAAAAGCACTATCATTGAAGTACGGGGGCTTACAAAGAAGTTTGACAAATTTAAGGCACTGGATAATCTCAATCTAACCGTTGAGCAAGGGCAAGTTCATGGGTTTTTGGGACCAAATGGCTCTGGAAAATCCACGACTATTCGCGTATTGCTTGGCTTACTGCGTAAAACATCGGGTACTGCCACGCTATTTGGGCAGGATCCGTGGGATAAAGCTGTCAACTTGCATAGTCGGCTAGCCTACGTACCAGGCGACGTTAATTTATGGCCTAACCTGTCTGGTGGCGAGGCGATCGACCTGATAGGGGCTTTACGGGGTGGTTTGGATAAAAAGCGTCGAGCTCATCTGATTGATGTTTTCCAGCTTGACCCAAAAAAGAAGTTCCGCACCTACTCTAAGGGTAACCGCCAAAAAGTAGCGCTGGTCGCTGGTTTGGCTTCAGACGTAGAACTCTACATTCTGGACGAACCAACATCCGGCCTTGACCCGCTTATGGAGTCAATTTTCCAGGAAGAAATCCAGTCCCTCAGACGCTCTGGAAAAACAGTGCTACTCTCGAGCCACATTTTGGCAGAAGTCGAAGCGCTATGTGACCGCGTCACCATCATCCGCGAAGGACGCACCGTAGAAACTGGCACGCTTGACCAACTTCGTCATTTACACCGCACCACTATCAAAGCTCAAACAGAAAAGCCTGTCACAGGACTTGAGAAAATCAAAGGGGTTCATAACTTGCGTAGCAAAAATAATCATGTTGAGTTTGAAGTTGAACCGGCAGATTTAGATAAAGCTCTGGAGAAACTAACCAAACTAAATATTCGAGCCATCACCAGCCACCCACCAACGCTTGAGGAATTATTCTTGCGCCATTACGATGACGAACCAGGGGTAAAAACCTAA
- the uppP gene encoding undecaprenyl-diphosphatase UppP, translating into MSIIEAIILGLIQGLTEFVPVSSSGHLLLIQDVFGSEIGLTFDVALHIGTLLSLLLIFRRDIVELTKALFKRSEKTGLAILLAIATVPAVIAGTLLQEAAETTFRSPIIVAIMLILVGVLMLVAERWTVRHQNKNALEHVSWRQAVIIGTAQAIAIIPGTSRSGSTITAGLFAGLDRVTSTRFSFLLAIPVMLGATLKVMLSEYSMGLVADTPGIFIIGVIVAFLTGLFAIRFLLSFLSRHSLATFAYYRMGLGGIVLLLVLI; encoded by the coding sequence GTGAGTATTATTGAAGCGATCATTCTCGGCTTAATCCAAGGTCTTACTGAGTTTGTGCCAGTATCAAGCTCTGGTCACCTGTTATTGATACAGGATGTCTTTGGATCAGAGATAGGTTTAACATTTGATGTGGCTCTTCATATCGGCACGCTACTTTCATTACTGCTAATTTTTCGCCGAGATATTGTGGAGCTGACCAAGGCCTTATTTAAGCGCAGTGAAAAAACCGGGCTGGCAATTTTGCTAGCGATTGCTACAGTGCCGGCGGTGATTGCCGGTACATTATTACAAGAAGCGGCTGAAACAACCTTTCGTTCGCCAATAATCGTGGCAATCATGCTGATACTTGTTGGTGTCTTGATGCTAGTGGCGGAACGTTGGACGGTGCGGCATCAAAATAAAAATGCGCTTGAGCATGTATCTTGGCGTCAAGCAGTGATTATTGGAACAGCTCAAGCAATAGCAATTATTCCGGGCACATCACGTTCCGGTAGCACTATTACGGCCGGTTTATTTGCCGGGCTAGACAGAGTAACATCTACCAGGTTTTCATTTTTACTAGCTATTCCTGTCATGTTGGGAGCCACACTTAAAGTTATGTTGAGTGAGTACAGTATGGGCTTGGTTGCAGATACCCCAGGCATTTTTATAATTGGTGTGATTGTGGCATTTTTGACCGGCTTATTTGCCATACGGTTTTTGCTGAGCTTTTTATCCAGGCACAGTCTCGCTACTTTTGCGTACTATCGCATGGGGCTCGGCGGTATTGTCTTATTGCTGGTTCTCATCTAA
- a CDS encoding sortase, whose translation MHEGPTKSTLSEGVWRRPNTANPTVASNTVLAGHVFTYSTPAVFYNLNKVEIGEKLAIYWEGSEYLYKIDEVKTVNASAIEVEAPTENPRLTLYTCTPLWNPVNRLVVTADLL comes from the coding sequence ATACACGAGGGACCAACCAAGTCAACCTTAAGCGAAGGTGTCTGGCGCCGACCAAACACCGCCAACCCTACAGTTGCCAGCAACACCGTTTTGGCCGGGCACGTGTTTACCTATTCAACTCCAGCAGTTTTTTATAACCTAAACAAAGTAGAAATCGGTGAAAAACTAGCGATTTATTGGGAAGGAAGCGAATACCTTTATAAGATTGACGAAGTAAAAACTGTCAACGCTTCAGCCATAGAAGTAGAGGCACCGACAGAAAATCCCCGTTTAACGCTATATACGTGCACGCCACTCTGGAATCCGGTTAATCGATTGGTCGTTACTGCTGATTTACTGTAG
- a CDS encoding nicotinate-nicotinamide nucleotide adenylyltransferase: MKRVGIFSGTFDPVHRGHVQFAHDAIKWCSLDKVFFLVEPRPRRKQGVKAFEHRVNMVQLAIADEPKMGVIVLDQARFTPHETLPPLTARFKGAELSMLIGEDMLTHMAEWPHVEDLLKNVQFIIGVRGEHNDINHHIKEIEKVKGLEFHYSVFSTDLSDYSSSKARLSLRRGHKPRGLHADVAEYIAENKLYTSTGGAS; the protein is encoded by the coding sequence ATGAAGCGAGTCGGTATATTTTCTGGCACTTTTGATCCGGTTCATAGGGGTCATGTGCAGTTTGCACACGATGCAATTAAATGGTGCAGCCTCGATAAAGTGTTCTTCTTGGTAGAGCCACGCCCGCGTCGTAAGCAGGGCGTAAAGGCCTTTGAGCACAGAGTAAACATGGTGCAACTGGCGATCGCCGACGAGCCTAAGATGGGCGTTATCGTGCTGGATCAGGCTCGTTTTACTCCTCATGAAACACTACCACCGCTTACAGCCAGGTTTAAAGGCGCCGAGCTATCAATGCTAATTGGCGAAGATATGCTAACGCACATGGCGGAGTGGCCACACGTGGAGGATTTACTAAAAAACGTGCAATTCATTATTGGTGTACGAGGTGAACATAACGATATAAATCACCACATAAAAGAAATAGAAAAGGTCAAAGGCCTAGAATTCCACTACAGCGTATTCAGCACGGATTTATCGGATTACAGTTCTTCTAAGGCAAGACTATCATTGCGGCGAGGTCATAAGCCCAGAGGTCTGCACGCCGACGTAGCTGAATATATTGCCGAGAACAAGCTCTATACGTCTACTGGCGGTGCTTCGTAG
- a CDS encoding cation:proton antiporter: MTDHVFTEITLLIAVATGVALIMRALKQPLIIGHILTGLIVGPSILGLVQSPETVGLMGEFGIALLLFIVGLGLNPKIIKEVGKVSLLTGLGQVTFTASFALLLTNALGYGGIESLYIAVALSFSSTIIILKLLNDKKEQNKLYGKISIGFLLVQDVVATLALVVASATSHGGLSLEDLGWLAVKGLLLGLAIFLVARFILKPMTNFLSRSQEMLFLFAIAWGFGVGTLFYELGFSLEVGALIAGIALANLPYAAEVGSRLKPLRDFFLIVFFIALGSRLNLDNFQSYIAPAMAMSSLVLIGNPIIVMTIMGLLGYTKRNSFKAGLTVAQISEFSLIFLLLGQRGGQIDESIVTVITLVALITIAVSTYMITYADGLYNKFERYLTLFERRKVKNNHETKHVYDVVMFGYKKGGSEFIRVLPTITKRFIVVDYDPEVIDNLSHKNTPYLYGDVTDPELLEELDLTKTKLVISLVSDHATNIFLLRYLEQHNPNSVVICHADSTGEAAELYGLGASYVMMPTYIGSEKISSFIKRNGFNKTEFKHHREKHIQYLQKHYEAPPVDV, encoded by the coding sequence ATGACCGATCACGTTTTTACCGAAATTACGCTCCTCATAGCCGTAGCAACAGGTGTCGCATTGATAATGCGCGCCTTAAAACAACCACTAATTATTGGGCATATTCTGACCGGGCTTATTGTCGGACCTTCAATTTTAGGACTTGTTCAATCACCTGAAACGGTTGGTCTTATGGGCGAGTTTGGCATTGCCTTACTTTTATTTATTGTCGGACTGGGCTTAAACCCAAAAATTATCAAAGAAGTCGGTAAAGTATCGTTGCTTACTGGCCTTGGACAGGTAACCTTTACTGCTAGTTTTGCCCTGTTGCTAACCAATGCTCTCGGTTACGGTGGCATCGAATCACTGTATATCGCGGTCGCGCTGTCGTTTAGTAGTACGATTATCATCTTAAAGCTACTTAACGATAAAAAAGAGCAAAACAAGCTGTACGGCAAGATAAGTATCGGCTTTTTACTTGTTCAAGACGTGGTCGCCACCTTAGCGTTAGTCGTTGCTTCGGCAACCAGTCACGGTGGACTTAGCCTAGAAGACCTTGGCTGGCTTGCTGTAAAAGGTTTATTGCTCGGCTTAGCTATATTCTTGGTTGCCCGATTTATCCTAAAGCCGATGACCAACTTTCTGTCTCGTTCTCAAGAAATGCTGTTTTTATTTGCCATTGCTTGGGGCTTTGGTGTCGGCACCTTGTTTTATGAACTCGGGTTTTCACTAGAAGTTGGAGCACTTATTGCCGGTATTGCCCTTGCAAACTTGCCTTACGCTGCCGAAGTTGGCTCACGACTCAAACCACTGCGCGACTTCTTCTTGATTGTCTTTTTTATTGCCTTGGGTTCACGGTTAAATCTAGATAACTTCCAATCTTATATCGCTCCGGCTATGGCCATGTCGAGCCTGGTTCTGATCGGTAACCCAATAATCGTCATGACAATCATGGGATTGCTAGGTTACACCAAACGCAACAGCTTTAAAGCAGGTCTGACAGTCGCCCAAATTAGCGAGTTTTCTCTCATATTCTTGCTCCTAGGCCAGCGCGGCGGGCAAATCGATGAGTCAATCGTAACAGTTATCACGCTAGTAGCTCTTATTACAATCGCTGTTTCAACCTACATGATTACCTATGCGGACGGACTGTATAACAAATTCGAGCGTTACCTGACGCTGTTTGAACGACGAAAGGTCAAAAACAATCACGAAACCAAACACGTTTATGATGTGGTGATGTTTGGTTATAAAAAAGGTGGTAGCGAATTTATACGGGTGCTTCCCACCATAACAAAACGTTTTATCGTGGTTGATTATGACCCTGAGGTTATTGATAACCTAAGCCACAAAAACACACCATATTTATATGGAGACGTAACTGACCCAGAACTGCTCGAGGAGCTTGATCTGACAAAAACTAAATTAGTGATTTCACTGGTATCTGATCACGCTACTAACATATTTTTGCTACGCTACCTGGAGCAACACAATCCTAATTCAGTCGTTATTTGCCATGCCGACAGCACTGGAGAAGCTGCTGAGCTTTATGGGCTGGGCGCCAGCTACGTCATGATGCCGACTTATATTGGCAGCGAGAAGATTAGCTCATTTATCAAACGCAACGGCTTTAATAAAACCGAGTTCAAACACCACCGCGAAAAGCACATCCAGTATCTACAAAAACACTACGAAGCACCGCCAGTAGACGTATAG
- a CDS encoding four helix bundle protein yields MKSFRDLRVWQTAHGLVLLTYKATKTFPKEELFGITSQMRRAAVSITSNIAEGFARSTSKDREHFYVMALGSLSELESQYQISIDLTYMDEEAWQQADEQILVCTKQLKALLKAHRAKQ; encoded by the coding sequence ATGAAGTCATTTCGCGATCTACGGGTCTGGCAGACCGCTCATGGGCTTGTCTTACTCACGTATAAGGCTACTAAGACATTTCCGAAAGAAGAATTGTTCGGGATTACTTCACAGATGAGACGAGCCGCAGTTTCAATAACGTCAAACATCGCTGAGGGTTTTGCGAGAAGCACCTCTAAAGATAGAGAACATTTCTATGTAATGGCCCTGGGTTCGCTATCGGAGCTAGAGAGTCAATACCAGATTTCTATCGACTTAACTTATATGGACGAAGAGGCCTGGCAACAAGCTGATGAGCAAATTCTGGTCTGCACCAAGCAACTGAAAGCATTATTAAAAGCCCATCGAGCTAAACAGTAG
- a CDS encoding thioredoxin domain-containing protein yields the protein MNNKFLIVMAVLVIGFFGFLYFNRDTENGNSGGEVTSHTYGQGNSGVTVVEYGDFECAACSQYYPIFTQLKQEYEETVTFQYRHFPLVAIHQNAMAAHRAAEAAGLQGMFWEMHDTLFERQRTWETNASSNPGEIFEGYAEEIGLDMEQFSEDVRSSEVNASIQADLDAGRDLGVSGTPTFVVNDEVIDTPGSIDEFREIIDEAVAEQQ from the coding sequence ATGAATAATAAGTTTTTGATTGTAATGGCTGTTTTGGTCATCGGATTTTTCGGATTTTTGTATTTTAATCGCGATACAGAAAACGGCAATAGTGGCGGTGAAGTTACCAGCCATACTTATGGCCAAGGTAACTCAGGCGTAACCGTAGTTGAATACGGTGATTTTGAATGCGCAGCCTGCAGCCAGTACTATCCGATATTCACCCAACTCAAGCAGGAATACGAAGAAACTGTAACCTTTCAATATCGTCACTTCCCCCTAGTAGCAATCCATCAGAACGCTATGGCAGCACACCGAGCAGCTGAAGCCGCAGGCCTACAGGGAATGTTTTGGGAGATGCACGACACTTTGTTCGAGCGTCAACGAACCTGGGAGACAAATGCAAGCAGCAATCCGGGAGAGATTTTTGAGGGCTATGCCGAAGAAATTGGCCTGGATATGGAGCAATTCAGCGAAGACGTCAGGAGTAGCGAAGTAAACGCCAGTATTCAAGCGGATCTAGATGCAGGACGCGACCTAGGTGTTAGCGGTACACCGACATTTGTTGTAAATGACGAAGTAATCGATACGCCTGGCAGCATAGACGAGTTCCGAGAAATCATAGACGAAGCAGTCGCCGAGCAACAATAG
- a CDS encoding CBS domain-containing protein, whose protein sequence is MEFIIAILLGWLFLLTISLQRTYAHVPSRELKRRARQGDELAEALHRAAAYGYSLRLILWILVGIFGAIFFVYVSRSTATWFAVFASGVVIWLGFIWLPASNVSSISQRTAAVLAPVFAWILQYTHRPISWVVEYIRRHRPVRVHTGLYEKADLLDLLEKQEVQADNRIEQSELEIAKNAMMFGNRLVRDAMTPRRVVKTVSAGETIGPVLMTELHKSGHSRFPVFEGDKDKFVGTLFLRDLVNAKAGGKVRGKMVPTALYLHEDQPLHDALSAILRTHHHLYIVVNTFEEYVGVISIEDVLEKILGKQIVDEFDSHHDMRAVARNLADKEHQAHLKSEKTATKARPEPDDTIEVE, encoded by the coding sequence ATGGAATTTATTATCGCCATATTACTTGGTTGGTTGTTCTTGCTCACAATCAGCTTGCAGAGAACCTATGCTCACGTTCCGTCACGGGAGTTAAAACGGCGTGCCCGACAGGGTGATGAGTTGGCGGAGGCCTTGCACCGGGCAGCAGCTTACGGTTATTCATTAAGGTTAATTTTGTGGATATTGGTTGGTATATTTGGTGCGATATTTTTTGTTTATGTATCCAGAAGCACTGCCACGTGGTTCGCGGTTTTCGCTAGCGGTGTCGTTATATGGCTTGGTTTTATATGGCTGCCCGCCAGCAACGTTAGTAGTATTAGTCAACGCACGGCAGCCGTTTTAGCACCAGTTTTTGCTTGGATATTACAATATACTCATCGACCGATTAGCTGGGTTGTTGAGTATATTCGGCGACACCGGCCTGTACGGGTCCATACTGGCCTATATGAAAAGGCCGACCTATTAGATTTGCTTGAAAAACAAGAAGTCCAAGCTGATAATCGGATAGAACAATCCGAACTAGAAATTGCAAAAAACGCTATGATGTTTGGCAATAGGTTGGTTCGTGACGCCATGACGCCGCGGAGGGTAGTTAAGACCGTATCAGCAGGAGAAACAATTGGCCCGGTTCTGATGACTGAGCTGCACAAAAGCGGCCACAGCCGGTTTCCGGTATTTGAGGGTGATAAAGACAAGTTTGTCGGTACGTTATTTTTGCGCGACCTAGTAAACGCCAAGGCAGGCGGTAAGGTGCGGGGTAAAATGGTACCAACCGCACTGTACCTACACGAAGATCAGCCGTTGCACGATGCATTGTCCGCAATACTAAGAACTCATCATCATTTGTACATCGTGGTTAATACGTTTGAGGAATACGTCGGTGTTATTAGCATAGAAGACGTACTGGAAAAAATCTTAGGCAAACAAATAGTTGATGAGTTCGACTCTCACCACGACATGCGAGCCGTGGCACGTAACTTGGCAGATAAAGAGCATCAGGCTCACTTAAAATCTGAAAAAACCGCCACTAAAGCTCGCCCCGAGCCAGACGACACCATAGAAGTCGAATAA
- the aspS gene encoding aspartate--tRNA(Asn) ligase yields the protein MRTLARDLKNQTGKTVSIQGWVHKKRLLGGLTFINVRDRSGLVQAVIEDKDEVEKLRGLQIGTVVAVTGAVTEEPRAPGGAELHEPKIEVLVPVTEEPPIEIDKPISHKPEHLDTLFEYRVLNVRNLQEQKIFKIRGSLTRYIRDFLQEREFVEIDTPKLIAGATEGGAEVFKLDYFDQEATLAQSPQFYKQIMVGAFERVYEIGHSYRAEPSATTRHLTELTMLDIEMGFVDSHDEVLDLVADMTKNVLKRVYDEHADDLKSLNAPELKLTEDQVPRFTIAEIHEMYTKANKTDTTDEKDLTPDEERWISDYARKKLGSDLVYATHFPRVAGKFYHKFNDDDTVAWGDLLFRGLELATVPLRENNYQKMVEQMKQAGMDVNHPGFKYYLQAFKFGLPIHGGCGFGIDRLVQKTVGLNNVKEATLFPRDINRLTP from the coding sequence ATGAGAACATTAGCAAGAGACCTAAAAAACCAAACTGGGAAGACAGTATCCATCCAAGGATGGGTTCATAAAAAGCGCCTGCTGGGCGGCCTAACGTTTATAAATGTGCGTGATCGCAGCGGCCTGGTTCAGGCTGTTATTGAAGATAAAGACGAGGTCGAAAAGCTCCGTGGTCTACAGATTGGTACAGTGGTTGCAGTTACCGGGGCAGTAACCGAAGAGCCGCGTGCCCCAGGTGGTGCTGAGCTACACGAGCCTAAAATAGAGGTCTTAGTACCAGTTACAGAAGAGCCGCCAATAGAAATAGACAAACCAATCAGCCACAAGCCTGAGCACCTGGATACACTGTTTGAATACCGCGTGCTGAACGTGCGTAACTTACAGGAGCAAAAGATATTTAAAATCCGCGGCAGCCTGACACGCTATATTCGGGACTTTTTGCAAGAGCGCGAGTTTGTAGAGATCGATACACCAAAATTGATTGCGGGAGCCACTGAGGGCGGAGCAGAGGTGTTTAAGCTCGATTATTTTGATCAAGAAGCCACGTTAGCTCAAAGCCCTCAGTTTTATAAGCAAATTATGGTCGGTGCATTTGAACGGGTGTATGAGATTGGCCATAGCTACCGGGCAGAGCCAAGTGCAACTACGCGTCACCTGACTGAACTTACCATGCTGGATATCGAGATGGGGTTTGTAGACAGCCATGACGAGGTATTAGATTTAGTGGCCGATATGACCAAGAATGTCCTTAAACGAGTCTATGACGAGCACGCCGATGACCTCAAGTCCCTCAACGCACCAGAGCTCAAGCTCACAGAAGACCAAGTCCCACGCTTTACGATTGCCGAAATTCACGAAATGTACACCAAAGCCAACAAGACCGACACGACTGACGAGAAAGACCTCACGCCAGACGAAGAACGCTGGATATCGGACTATGCCCGCAAGAAATTGGGCAGCGATTTGGTTTATGCTACGCATTTTCCGCGAGTTGCCGGTAAGTTTTATCATAAGTTTAATGACGATGACACCGTTGCTTGGGGCGACCTATTGTTCCGCGGCCTAGAACTGGCTACAGTGCCTCTGCGTGAAAACAACTACCAAAAGATGGTAGAACAAATGAAGCAAGCCGGAATGGACGTTAACCACCCAGGGTTTAAGTATTACCTGCAAGCCTTTAAGTTCGGTCTGCCGATACACGGTGGCTGTGGGTTTGGTATTGATCGGCTAGTCCAAAAAACAGTTGGATTAAACAATGTTAAAGAAGCCACGCTATTCCCACGTGACATAAATAGGTTGACTCCATAA
- a CDS encoding GDSL-type esterase/lipase family protein — MRIFIFGDSIAQGFYDSHGGWAERIAAKYHRHAVKNRLAGMEGSAIMVYGLGASGDTADGVLNRIKPEVEARQLWEDDDFIIIAIGINDAILRKNTPAMDAYEFQGKLEKILSEAQKLSDNIMFVGLTAVDESKTDPWAYSTTGNQWKNSRINLFEDTIKQVAEYAEVPFIPIHDAFLAGLEQGHELLTDGLHPNDAGHKFIAAKVEPSIAQLINQYEAKL; from the coding sequence ATGAGAATTTTTATTTTTGGAGACAGTATCGCTCAGGGTTTTTATGACAGCCATGGCGGCTGGGCGGAGCGTATTGCGGCTAAATATCATAGACATGCAGTAAAAAACAGACTAGCCGGCATGGAAGGATCCGCCATAATGGTGTACGGGCTTGGCGCATCTGGCGACACAGCTGACGGAGTCTTAAATAGAATTAAGCCTGAAGTTGAGGCTCGCCAGCTTTGGGAGGACGATGACTTTATAATTATTGCAATTGGTATAAACGATGCGATTCTACGCAAAAATACTCCGGCTATGGATGCCTACGAGTTTCAAGGAAAACTAGAAAAAATCCTTAGCGAAGCGCAAAAGCTTTCGGATAATATTATGTTTGTTGGTCTCACGGCAGTCGATGAATCCAAGACCGATCCTTGGGCGTACAGTACGACAGGCAATCAATGGAAGAACAGCCGCATCAACTTGTTCGAAGACACTATCAAGCAAGTTGCGGAATATGCCGAGGTTCCATTTATTCCAATTCATGACGCGTTTTTGGCAGGTCTTGAACAAGGACATGAATTGTTGACAGACGGGCTTCATCCAAATGACGCTGGCCACAAATTTATCGCGGCCAAGGTAGAGCCATCTATTGCACAATTGATTAATCAGTACGAAGCCAAGTTATAA